In one Arachis duranensis cultivar V14167 chromosome 9, aradu.V14167.gnm2.J7QH, whole genome shotgun sequence genomic region, the following are encoded:
- the LOC127741594 gene encoding uncharacterized protein LOC127741594: MASQSLRASRFRSDAKEFLCGHGERPILRTSSTKDNPGRRFWGCVYYKVQDGCDFFRWADPEPGGVHEEVEVARNRRKITKLKARLKELETKLWVVAALCIAGWVGFLFLFLQNYYKLKHPNGMHLGYR; the protein is encoded by the exons ATGGCTTCCCAGAGCTTAAGAGCCTCACGTTTTCGTTCAGATGCAAAGGAGTTTCTTTGTGGCCATGGTGAGAGGCCGATTTTGCGAACTTCATCGACGAAGGATAACCCTGGACGAAGATTCTGGGGTTGTGTATACTATAAG GTTCAGGATGGGTGTGATTTCTTCAGATGGGCAGATCCGGAACCTGGTGGTGTTCACGAAGAGGTTGAAGTTGCAAGAAATAGGAGGAAGATAACGAAGTTGAAGGCAAGATTGAAGGAGCTGGAGACGAAGCTTTGGGTTGTGGCTGCTCTATGTATTGCTGGGTGGGTGGGATTTTTGTTCTTATTCCTGCAGAATTATTACAAGTTAAAGCACCCAAATGGAATGCACTTAGGTTATAGATGA